A genomic window from Prochlorococcus sp. RS04 includes:
- a CDS encoding GTP-binding protein, whose amino-acid sequence MKKKIPVIVVSGFLGSGKTTFLRYLLKESNKKFGLIINEFGDVGIDGDLIKSCDKCDQSEEDCVIELNNGCLCCTVQDDFVPSIKALLEFNPPIESIIIETSGLALPIPLIQALNWPEIRSSIYLDVVVGIVNGESMLNGSPINDLNKITKQYNETDKIDHNATIDELFEEQLEVSDIVLVSRSDILNDDQFNVVKNKIQGSLNSSTPVLKSKNGKIDLNYLFDFNLKKETYKEFLTEEHDHNHVELVSDSFKLNYFLEKNDFEKEMTKILDELNILRIKGRIWIPNKSLPLQIQIVGKKINTWFEEAPDNCWRPNDNAGLELVIISFDEKSIKTFNRKIKEKFKILSDPKIAI is encoded by the coding sequence ATGAAAAAAAAAATACCAGTTATAGTTGTTTCGGGATTTCTTGGCTCAGGTAAAACAACTTTTCTAAGATATCTATTAAAAGAAAGTAATAAAAAATTTGGTTTAATAATTAATGAATTTGGTGATGTTGGAATTGACGGTGATTTGATTAAAAGTTGTGATAAATGTGATCAATCTGAAGAAGACTGCGTTATCGAATTAAACAATGGATGTTTATGTTGTACTGTTCAAGATGATTTTGTTCCATCAATAAAAGCTCTCCTAGAATTTAATCCTCCTATCGAATCAATAATTATCGAAACAAGTGGCTTGGCACTACCAATTCCCTTAATTCAAGCACTTAATTGGCCTGAGATTAGGTCTTCCATCTACCTTGATGTTGTTGTTGGCATCGTTAATGGAGAATCAATGCTTAATGGTTCACCAATTAATGATTTAAATAAAATAACAAAACAATATAATGAAACAGATAAAATTGATCACAACGCCACTATAGATGAACTTTTTGAGGAGCAACTAGAAGTTTCTGATATCGTTTTAGTCTCAAGATCAGATATCTTAAATGATGATCAGTTTAACGTTGTAAAAAATAAAATTCAAGGAAGTCTAAACTCATCTACACCAGTCCTTAAATCTAAGAACGGCAAAATTGATTTAAACTATCTATTCGACTTTAATTTAAAAAAAGAGACTTATAAAGAATTTTTAACTGAAGAACATGACCATAATCATGTTGAGCTTGTATCAGATTCATTTAAATTAAATTATTTCCTTGAAAAAAATGACTTTGAAAAGGAGATGACAAAAATCTTGGATGAACTAAACATTCTTCGAATAAAAGGACGTATTTGGATACCAAACAAATCATTACCTTTACAAATACAAATTGTCGGAAAGAAAATTAATACTTGGTTTGAAGAAGCTCCAGACAATTGTTGGAGACCAAATGATAATGCTGGGCTTGAATTAGTAATAATTTCTTTTGATGAAAAATCTATAAAAACTTTCAATAGAAAAATTAAAGAGAAATTTAAGATTTTAAGTGATCCAAAAATTGCAATTTGA
- a CDS encoding uracil phosphoribosyltransferase — translation MAMSLKVIVPPHPLIKHWLSILREKNTPNILYSTGYEQLGKWLTYEALRNWLPYKKEIVNTDNGDTDGFFINNDYPIKVLAMLPEGLSLWFGSKEVIPNSTLSLGELPKTIESNEGVIFYSEQITTKSATLETLIKLKELGVDSNRILLITAICSNKGLNEIAKLLPNQVIYTSCIDEEDEKTQLLVPGIGNPLSRLSTIFQDKN, via the coding sequence ATGGCAATGTCACTAAAGGTTATTGTTCCTCCTCATCCATTAATAAAACATTGGCTTTCAATATTGCGAGAAAAAAATACTCCAAACATTTTGTACTCAACTGGATATGAGCAATTAGGAAAATGGCTTACATATGAAGCATTACGTAATTGGCTGCCATATAAAAAAGAAATAGTAAATACTGATAATGGAGACACAGATGGATTCTTTATTAATAATGATTATCCAATAAAAGTGCTCGCAATGTTACCCGAAGGGTTATCTCTTTGGTTTGGATCTAAAGAAGTAATTCCTAATTCAACTCTCTCATTAGGAGAACTTCCTAAAACTATTGAATCAAATGAAGGAGTTATATTTTATTCAGAACAAATAACAACAAAATCAGCAACATTAGAAACTTTAATTAAATTAAAGGAATTAGGTGTTGATTCAAATAGGATTCTTTTAATAACTGCTATTTGCTCAAATAAAGGATTAAATGAAATTGCGAAATTACTCCCTAATCAGGTAATTTACACTTCTTGCATAGATGAGGAAGACGAAAAAACACAATTATTAGTACCGGGTATTGGGAATCCTCTATCGCGTTTAAGTACTATATTTCAAGATAAGAACTAA
- a CDS encoding glutamyl-tRNA reductase: MHIVVVGLSHRTAPVEVREKLSIPDQSITESLKALKAFSEVLEVSILSTCNRLEIYALVKDKNTGISSIKEFLSEYSGIIFEDLNPHLFCFRQEEAVLHLMKVSAGLDSLVLGEGQILSQVKKMMRLGQENQSTGPILNRLLTQSVSTGKKVRSETNLGTGAVSISSAAVELAQLKIGQEKGFDTLVSLESENVLVVGAGRMSRLLITHLKSKGCHKLILVNRNIDRALNLALDFPDLEIACKGLNELDENISISSLVFTSTASEEPIIDLAKIEKLNLSNKLKFIDIGVPRNISNDVKHHEFVKSFDVDDLQEVVSRNQEFRQKIAKEAESLVEEERIIFLEWWASLEAVPVINKLRSDLELIRKEELQKALSRMGPDFSARERKVVEALTKGIINKILHTPVTKLRSPQSREERQVSLKIVEKLFSLVEEDKNN, translated from the coding sequence ATGCATATTGTTGTCGTCGGACTGAGTCATCGCACGGCACCTGTCGAAGTGCGTGAGAAGTTAAGTATTCCTGACCAATCCATAACAGAATCATTGAAAGCTTTAAAAGCTTTCTCTGAGGTGTTAGAGGTGTCAATCTTAAGTACTTGTAATAGGCTCGAAATATATGCGCTTGTAAAGGATAAAAATACTGGAATTTCATCTATTAAAGAATTCTTATCAGAATATTCTGGAATTATTTTTGAAGATTTAAATCCACATCTTTTTTGCTTTAGACAGGAAGAAGCAGTTTTGCATTTGATGAAAGTTTCGGCAGGACTCGATAGCCTCGTTTTAGGGGAAGGACAAATCCTTTCACAGGTAAAAAAAATGATGAGATTAGGTCAAGAGAATCAATCTACTGGACCAATTCTTAATAGATTATTAACTCAATCAGTTAGTACAGGTAAAAAAGTAAGATCCGAAACAAATTTAGGAACTGGAGCTGTATCAATCAGTTCAGCAGCGGTAGAATTAGCTCAATTAAAAATTGGACAAGAAAAGGGTTTTGATACTCTAGTAAGTTTGGAATCAGAGAACGTTCTTGTAGTTGGCGCCGGACGAATGAGTAGGCTTTTAATAACTCATTTAAAATCAAAAGGATGTCATAAACTAATTCTTGTCAATAGAAATATTGATAGAGCATTGAATCTTGCTCTAGATTTCCCTGACTTAGAGATTGCTTGTAAAGGATTAAACGAATTAGATGAAAACATATCGATATCTTCACTTGTTTTCACTAGTACAGCTTCTGAAGAGCCAATAATTGATCTCGCTAAAATTGAAAAATTAAATTTGAGTAATAAACTTAAATTTATTGATATTGGTGTACCGAGAAATATATCTAATGATGTGAAACATCATGAATTTGTGAAATCATTTGATGTGGATGACTTACAAGAGGTCGTTTCAAGAAATCAAGAATTTAGACAGAAAATAGCAAAGGAAGCGGAATCTCTAGTAGAAGAAGAAAGGATCATTTTTCTAGAATGGTGGGCAAGTTTAGAGGCGGTTCCAGTAATTAATAAACTTAGATCCGATTTGGAGTTAATTAGAAAAGAGGAATTGCAAAAAGCACTTAGTAGGATGGGACCAGATTTTTCGGCTCGAGAAAGAAAAGTTGTGGAAGCGCTGACTAAAGGAATTATCAATAAAATACTTCATACGCCTGTCACCAAGTTGAGAAGTCCACAATCAAGAGAAGAAAGACAAGTTTCTTTGAAAATCGTTGAAAAATTGTTTTCTTTGGTAGAAGAAGATAAAAATAACTAA
- a CDS encoding coat-like protein encodes MLFENPTKNIESLIAKSADLTNKPFVHSVVKISGEYEFEDEDIDLTVNILCRDKEGKRLEIYDLELELFKSNKELVLVISKLNFPDEPILWCGVKTLWMDSNNGKKCNSPKYSARLENLANRIKSFID; translated from the coding sequence GTGTTATTTGAAAACCCAACTAAAAATATAGAGAGCTTAATCGCTAAGTCAGCAGATTTAACAAATAAACCTTTTGTTCATTCTGTAGTAAAAATAAGTGGTGAATACGAATTCGAAGATGAAGATATTGATTTAACAGTTAATATCTTATGTCGAGATAAAGAAGGTAAGAGATTAGAAATTTATGATCTTGAATTAGAACTTTTTAAATCAAATAAAGAGTTGGTTTTAGTAATCTCTAAGCTTAACTTCCCTGATGAACCAATATTATGGTGTGGAGTTAAAACATTATGGATGGATAGCAATAATGGGAAAAAATGCAACTCACCAAAATACAGCGCTAGATTGGAAAATTTAGCAAATAGGATAAAAAGTTTTATTGATTAA
- a CDS encoding pentapeptide repeat-containing protein, with protein MIKSIVSHSLKNALITLLFVGILFFNSVNSAWAKRPPEIRNQQDLNLEPDMHGQDLSGNEYVKFDLNGFNFSESNLEGAVFNNSKLQDSKFTGANLRDALAYATDFTNADLSDVNFTNALLMESNFEGAKIDGADFTDAVLSRTQQKQLCAIANGTNSSTGESTEYSLGC; from the coding sequence ATGATTAAATCAATTGTTTCTCACTCACTAAAGAATGCACTAATTACTTTATTATTCGTTGGGATTTTATTTTTTAATTCTGTAAATTCTGCATGGGCTAAAAGACCTCCTGAGATTAGAAACCAGCAAGACCTTAATTTAGAGCCAGATATGCATGGTCAAGACTTAAGCGGTAACGAATACGTTAAGTTTGATTTGAATGGGTTTAATTTCAGTGAAAGTAATTTAGAGGGCGCGGTTTTCAATAATAGTAAATTGCAAGACTCAAAGTTTACTGGAGCCAATTTAAGAGATGCATTAGCTTACGCAACAGACTTTACAAATGCGGATCTTTCGGATGTTAACTTTACAAATGCTTTATTAATGGAGAGCAATTTTGAAGGAGCAAAAATAGATGGTGCAGATTTTACTGATGCTGTTCTTAGTCGTACACAACAAAAACAACTATGTGCGATTGCTAATGGCACAAATAGTTCTACAGGAGAGAGTACAGAATATAGCTTGGGTTGTTAA
- a CDS encoding CIA30 family protein, with product MSKKKFLFQKKEFDGWKTLNDTVMGGSSSASCEISNSGLILKGNIVEKAGGFVSCRSSVYKPTLNVSEYSSFELNIDGQGRTFKFAVACEDDLLGLTEFIPGGLRWIKSFSTKKFGTTNIQIPFSELKPSVRANKVRFPFKFKPSKIKRLQLLHSKFGDDGLLNNEFKQGSIKVLIKSISVI from the coding sequence ATGAGTAAGAAAAAATTTTTATTCCAGAAAAAGGAGTTCGATGGTTGGAAAACATTAAACGATACTGTTATGGGCGGATCAAGTTCAGCTTCTTGTGAAATTTCAAATTCGGGTTTGATATTAAAGGGTAATATTGTCGAGAAAGCAGGAGGATTTGTTAGTTGTAGATCGTCTGTATATAAACCTACTTTAAATGTATCTGAATATTCATCCTTTGAATTAAATATTGATGGACAAGGAAGAACTTTTAAATTTGCTGTCGCTTGTGAAGATGATCTACTAGGACTAACCGAATTTATTCCGGGTGGACTAAGATGGATTAAATCATTCTCAACAAAAAAATTCGGGACAACAAATATTCAAATTCCTTTTAGTGAGTTAAAACCTTCAGTAAGAGCTAATAAAGTACGTTTTCCATTTAAATTCAAGCCATCTAAAATTAAAAGATTGCAACTACTACACTCTAAGTTTGGTGATGATGGATTACTTAATAATGAGTTTAAACAGGGTTCAATAAAAGTTTTAATTAAATCAATAAGTGTTATTTGA
- a CDS encoding glucose-1-phosphate adenylyltransferase, with protein sequence MKRVLAIILGGGKGSRLYPLTKMRAKPAVPLAGKYRLIDIPISNCINSGIEKMYVLTQFNSASLNRHIGRTYNLNGPFGQGFVEVLAAQQTPDSPKWFEGTADAVRKYQWLFQEWDVDEYLILSGDQLYRMDYSLFVQHHRDNGADLTVAALPVDEAQAEGFGLMRTDDLGNIKEFSEKPTGEKLKAMAVDTSKFGLSKESAAEKPYLASMGIYVFSRNTLFDLLNKFPNYTDFGKDIIPEALNRGDTLKSYVFDDYWEDIGTIGAFFESNLALTEQPKPPFSFYDEKFPIYTRPRFLPPSKLVDAQITDSIVCEGTILKSCSILHCVLGVRSRIESDSVLEDTLVMGADFFESPEERIELRKGGGTPLGVGEGTTVKRAILDKNTRIGDNVVIINKDRVEEADKPELGFYIRNGIVVVVKNATIANGTVI encoded by the coding sequence ATGAAGCGTGTGTTGGCCATAATCCTCGGAGGAGGAAAAGGTTCCAGACTTTACCCTCTAACAAAAATGAGGGCTAAACCTGCTGTGCCATTGGCAGGTAAGTATCGTTTGATAGATATTCCGATTAGTAATTGTATAAATTCAGGCATTGAAAAAATGTACGTATTGACCCAGTTCAATAGTGCATCTCTAAATAGACATATAGGAAGAACCTATAATTTAAATGGTCCTTTCGGTCAAGGATTTGTGGAGGTGTTAGCCGCGCAACAGACTCCTGATAGTCCGAAGTGGTTTGAAGGTACTGCTGATGCTGTAAGAAAATACCAATGGTTATTTCAAGAATGGGATGTTGATGAATATTTAATATTGTCAGGTGATCAACTGTACAGAATGGACTACAGTTTATTTGTTCAACATCATAGAGATAATGGCGCTGATTTAACTGTTGCAGCTTTACCTGTTGATGAAGCTCAAGCAGAAGGTTTTGGCCTCATGAGAACTGATGATTTAGGAAATATAAAAGAATTCAGTGAAAAACCTACTGGAGAGAAGCTGAAGGCAATGGCAGTAGATACTTCAAAATTTGGATTAAGTAAGGAGTCAGCTGCCGAGAAACCATATCTAGCCTCTATGGGGATTTACGTTTTTAGCAGAAATACTCTTTTCGATCTTCTTAATAAATTTCCTAATTATACAGATTTTGGTAAGGACATAATTCCAGAAGCCCTGAATAGAGGCGATACTCTTAAAAGTTATGTATTTGATGATTATTGGGAAGATATTGGTACCATTGGGGCATTCTTTGAGTCAAACCTTGCATTAACTGAGCAACCAAAACCCCCATTTAGCTTTTATGATGAGAAATTTCCAATTTATACAAGACCTAGATTTCTCCCCCCTTCTAAACTTGTAGATGCTCAAATTACTGATTCAATAGTTTGTGAAGGTACAATCTTGAAGTCGTGCAGTATTTTGCATTGTGTTTTAGGTGTTAGAAGTAGGATTGAAAGTGATTCTGTTCTTGAGGATACTCTCGTTATGGGAGCCGATTTCTTTGAATCACCTGAAGAGAGGATTGAATTAAGAAAAGGAGGCGGAACTCCTCTTGGTGTAGGCGAAGGAACTACTGTAAAAAGAGCAATTCTTGATAAAAATACAAGGATTGGTGATAATGTCGTAATTATCAATAAAGATCGAGTAGAAGAAGCAGATAAGCCAGAATTAGGCTTCTACATAAGAAATGGAATTGTTGTTGTAGTTAAAAATGCAACGATTGCAAACGGAACTGTTATTTAA
- the ilvD gene encoding dihydroxy-acid dehydratase, producing MNKLRSSAITQGVQRSPNRSMLRAVGFNDEDFNKPIIGVANGYSTITPCNMGLNKLALKAEESIKRSGGMPQMFGTITVSDGISMGTEGMKYSLVSREVIADSIETACNAQSMDGVLAIGGCDKNMPGAMIAIARMNIPSIFIYGGTIKPGKLHGEDLTVVSAFEAVGQLTSGKINEERLIQVEKNCIPGAGSCGGMFTANTMSAVIEVLGLSLPHSSTMAAEDLEKELSADKSAEILVSAIEKDIRPLDLMTKKAFENAISVIMAIGGSTNAVLHILAIANTAGIDININDFERIRQKVPVICDLKPSGKYVTVDLHKAGGIPQVMKILLNAGLIHGDCKNIEGKTISEYLQNIPDKPPTNQNVIRDIDDPLYKKGHLAILKGNLASEGSVAKISGVKNPVLTGPAKIFESEEDCLKSILNNDIKAGDVVVIRNEGPVGGPGMREMLAPTSAIVGQGLGEKVALITDGRFSGGTYGLVVGHIAPEAAVGGNIALIKQGDLITVDAVKQLIEVDLSDEELEKRKKDWVKPIQKYKRGILSKYSRIVSTSSLGAVTDL from the coding sequence ATGAATAAACTCAGATCATCTGCAATAACCCAAGGTGTGCAAAGATCACCTAACAGATCCATGTTAAGAGCCGTTGGATTTAATGATGAAGATTTTAATAAACCTATTATTGGAGTTGCAAATGGATACAGCACCATAACACCATGCAATATGGGTTTAAATAAGTTAGCTCTAAAAGCTGAAGAGTCTATAAAAAGATCAGGTGGGATGCCTCAGATGTTTGGGACTATAACAGTAAGTGATGGGATTTCTATGGGAACAGAGGGCATGAAATATTCCCTAGTTTCAAGAGAAGTTATTGCTGATTCAATTGAAACAGCATGCAATGCTCAGAGTATGGATGGAGTACTTGCTATAGGTGGATGTGATAAAAATATGCCGGGTGCCATGATTGCGATTGCAAGAATGAATATTCCCTCAATTTTCATTTATGGAGGGACAATAAAGCCTGGGAAATTGCATGGAGAAGATCTTACTGTTGTTAGTGCATTTGAAGCTGTTGGACAATTAACATCAGGCAAAATTAATGAAGAAAGGCTAATCCAAGTTGAGAAAAATTGTATTCCTGGTGCTGGTAGCTGTGGAGGAATGTTTACCGCTAATACAATGTCTGCGGTTATTGAAGTATTAGGGTTAAGTCTTCCTCACAGTTCCACTATGGCTGCTGAAGATCTTGAAAAAGAACTAAGTGCTGATAAAAGTGCTGAGATATTAGTCTCTGCAATAGAAAAAGATATAAGACCTCTAGACCTAATGACAAAGAAAGCATTTGAAAACGCAATATCAGTAATTATGGCAATTGGCGGGTCAACAAATGCGGTATTGCACATCCTAGCTATTGCAAATACTGCAGGAATAGATATCAACATTAATGATTTTGAGAGAATCAGACAAAAAGTACCCGTTATTTGTGACCTTAAACCGAGTGGTAAATATGTGACGGTAGATCTTCATAAGGCAGGTGGGATTCCACAAGTAATGAAAATACTTTTGAATGCAGGATTAATTCATGGTGATTGCAAAAACATTGAAGGCAAAACCATCTCAGAATACTTACAGAATATTCCAGATAAGCCTCCAACAAATCAAAATGTCATAAGAGACATAGATGACCCTCTTTATAAAAAAGGACATCTAGCGATATTAAAAGGTAACTTAGCGAGCGAAGGTTCTGTAGCCAAAATTAGCGGCGTAAAAAACCCTGTATTAACAGGTCCAGCAAAGATTTTTGAAAGTGAAGAGGATTGTTTAAAATCGATATTAAATAACGACATCAAAGCTGGTGATGTTGTTGTTATTAGAAATGAAGGTCCTGTTGGAGGTCCAGGCATGAGAGAAATGTTAGCTCCAACATCTGCGATTGTTGGTCAAGGGCTAGGGGAGAAGGTGGCTTTAATTACCGATGGCAGATTTAGCGGGGGTACCTATGGTCTTGTTGTGGGTCACATAGCTCCAGAGGCTGCTGTAGGAGGAAATATAGCTTTAATAAAACAAGGTGACTTAATTACAGTAGATGCTGTAAAACAACTAATTGAGGTTGATTTATCTGACGAAGAATTAGAAAAAAGAAAAAAAGATTGGGTAAAACCTATTCAAAAATACAAAAGAGGAATTCTTTCGAAATATTCGAGAATCGTAAGCACATCAAGTTTAGGGGCTGTTACTGATTTATAA
- the pgl gene encoding 6-phosphogluconolactonase — MDEMIEKVKNGYTLNIYKDKLELSTAVFKFIQSHIIHTLKKKDRFKFCVSGGSTPKSVYKLLSKSDLRWDMVDVFLGDERCVDPNSELSNSLMLKNSLLTNFGSKAFFYEIFNDLNADDEATKNQFISKLFEKCGSSPPTFDLTLLGLGDDGHTASLFPYQKNNNVDDFVIFNEGKGLKRISLTPKVLSASSKIVFLVSGTSKRIALERLLDEKEPPDRTPSKLIKSINQISIFCDQDSAKELKI; from the coding sequence ATGGATGAAATGATTGAAAAGGTCAAAAATGGATACACCTTAAATATATATAAAGACAAGTTAGAACTATCAACTGCGGTTTTTAAGTTTATTCAAAGCCACATTATTCATACTTTAAAAAAGAAAGACAGGTTCAAATTTTGTGTAAGTGGAGGTTCAACTCCAAAATCTGTCTATAAGCTTTTATCAAAAAGTGATCTTAGATGGGATATGGTTGATGTCTTTTTAGGGGATGAAAGATGTGTTGATCCAAATTCAGAATTGAGTAACTCGTTAATGTTGAAGAATTCATTGTTAACTAATTTTGGATCTAAAGCTTTTTTTTATGAAATTTTCAATGATTTAAATGCTGATGATGAAGCTACAAAAAATCAATTTATTTCTAAATTATTTGAAAAATGCGGATCAAGCCCTCCAACTTTTGATTTAACATTATTAGGTCTTGGAGACGATGGTCATACAGCCTCACTGTTCCCTTATCAAAAAAATAATAATGTGGATGATTTTGTTATTTTTAATGAAGGTAAAGGTTTAAAAAGAATTTCATTAACTCCAAAGGTTCTTTCAGCTTCTTCAAAAATAGTATTTTTAGTTAGTGGAACTTCTAAAAGAATTGCTCTTGAGAGGTTATTAGATGAAAAAGAGCCACCAGATAGGACACCATCAAAATTAATAAAATCTATTAATCAAATTTCAATATTTTGCGATCAGGATTCAGCAAAAGAATTAAAAATTTAG
- the gndA gene encoding NADP-dependent phosphogluconate dehydrogenase translates to MSKAHFGLIGLGVMGENLVLNAERNGFSSVVFNRTYSKTEEFLQGRGFGKNIEGAETLQEFVNKLERPRRILMMVKAGPATDAVIDNISGYLEEGDLLIDGGNSQFKDTERRVNTLESKSFGYIGMGVSGGAKGALEGPSMMPGGTKASYDAIESLLTKMAAKVDDGPCVAYVGPGGSGHFVKTVHNGIEYGIEQILAEAYDLMKRVKGMNGPQMSEVFGIWNNTDELASYLVEITEICLNTKDEITGDDVVEKILDKAGQKGTGLWTVVSALELGVSVPTIYASLNARVMSSLKEQRSEIEKTIPSKEIEDFDLGNISDGMKPLFDAVVLATIASYAQGMDILREASAVYNYGLNMPSIAQIWKGGCIIRSKLLSKIQDAYNKDPNLKNLIFDDWFNNEIATRLDNLAKVVSLSTKAGIPVPCLSSTLDYLNSYRTNRLPQNLVQAMRDCFGSHTYERIDREGSFHTEWMK, encoded by the coding sequence ATGTCCAAGGCACATTTTGGTTTAATAGGTCTTGGTGTTATGGGCGAAAATTTAGTTCTTAACGCAGAGAGAAATGGATTTTCTAGTGTAGTTTTTAATAGGACTTACTCAAAAACTGAAGAATTTTTACAAGGTCGCGGTTTTGGGAAGAATATAGAGGGAGCTGAAACTCTCCAAGAATTTGTTAACAAGCTAGAGAGACCTAGAAGAATTCTAATGATGGTAAAAGCTGGACCCGCGACAGATGCTGTAATAGATAATATTTCTGGATATCTCGAGGAAGGAGATTTATTAATAGATGGCGGTAATTCTCAATTTAAAGATACAGAAAGAAGGGTAAATACTCTTGAAAGTAAAAGTTTTGGATACATTGGAATGGGAGTATCAGGTGGTGCCAAAGGAGCTCTAGAAGGCCCAAGTATGATGCCTGGCGGTACTAAGGCTTCATATGATGCAATAGAAAGCTTATTAACAAAAATGGCTGCTAAAGTTGATGACGGACCATGTGTTGCATATGTTGGACCAGGAGGTTCAGGTCATTTTGTGAAAACTGTTCATAACGGAATTGAATACGGAATTGAACAAATACTCGCAGAAGCTTATGACCTTATGAAGAGAGTCAAAGGTATGAATGGACCGCAGATGTCAGAGGTATTTGGTATTTGGAATAATACTGATGAATTAGCTTCTTATCTTGTTGAGATAACAGAGATTTGTCTAAATACAAAAGATGAGATAACTGGAGATGATGTCGTGGAAAAAATATTAGATAAAGCTGGCCAGAAAGGTACAGGGTTATGGACTGTTGTAAGTGCTCTAGAGCTGGGGGTATCAGTCCCAACTATTTATGCATCTTTAAATGCAAGAGTAATGAGTTCTTTAAAAGAGCAACGTAGTGAGATTGAAAAAACTATTCCATCTAAAGAGATAGAGGATTTTGACTTAGGAAATATATCAGATGGAATGAAACCTTTATTTGATGCTGTAGTCCTTGCCACAATTGCTAGCTATGCCCAAGGTATGGATATTTTAAGAGAAGCATCTGCAGTATATAATTATGGATTGAATATGCCGTCAATTGCTCAAATATGGAAAGGTGGTTGCATAATTAGATCAAAATTATTAAGTAAAATTCAAGATGCTTATAATAAAGATCCTAATCTAAAAAATTTAATTTTTGATGATTGGTTTAATAATGAAATTGCGACAAGATTAGATAACTTAGCTAAAGTAGTCTCTCTATCTACAAAGGCAGGTATACCAGTCCCATGTTTATCAAGTACTCTAGATTATTTGAATAGTTATAGAACAAATAGACTTCCTCAGAATCTTGTTCAGGCAATGAGAGACTGTTTTGGCTCTCATACATATGAAAGAATTGATAGGGAAGGTAGTTTTCATACTGAATGGATGAAATGA
- the glpX gene encoding class II fructose-bisphosphatase has protein sequence MNQTLIQEILEVVEQAAIASAKLTGLGQKDEADAAAVEAMRLRMGKIEMKGKIVIGEGERDEAPMLYIGEEVGSGSGPGVDFAVDPCEGTNLCANNQRGSMAVLAASDTGGLFNAPDFYMNKLAAPPAAKGKVDIRNSATENLKILSDCLGLSIDELTVVVMDRTRHKDLIKEIRGCGAKVQPISDGDVQAAIACGFAGTGTHCLMGIGAAPEGVISAAAMRALGGHFQGQLVYDPAIAQTSEWADYTKEGNIQRLNEMGITDIDKIYEANELASGENVVFAGSGITDGLLFDGVKFERDCVRTSSLVISTLDSTARFTNTVHIKDGAKSISL, from the coding sequence GTGAATCAAACTTTAATTCAAGAAATTCTCGAAGTTGTCGAGCAAGCTGCTATTGCCTCAGCAAAACTAACAGGACTTGGTCAAAAAGATGAAGCTGATGCTGCAGCAGTCGAGGCAATGAGGCTACGAATGGGCAAAATTGAAATGAAAGGGAAAATTGTTATTGGAGAAGGTGAAAGAGATGAAGCACCTATGCTTTATATAGGTGAAGAGGTTGGTAGTGGAAGTGGTCCAGGGGTCGACTTTGCAGTAGATCCTTGTGAAGGAACTAATCTTTGTGCGAATAATCAAAGAGGATCTATGGCTGTTTTAGCTGCCTCTGATACGGGTGGTCTATTCAATGCTCCTGATTTTTACATGAACAAATTAGCAGCACCTCCTGCGGCTAAAGGTAAAGTAGATATTAGAAATTCAGCTACTGAAAACTTGAAGATACTAAGTGATTGCTTAGGTCTTTCTATTGATGAGCTTACTGTTGTTGTAATGGATAGAACTAGGCATAAAGATTTAATTAAAGAGATTCGAGGATGTGGTGCAAAAGTTCAACCGATATCTGATGGTGATGTTCAAGCTGCGATTGCATGTGGTTTTGCAGGTACTGGAACACATTGCTTGATGGGTATAGGTGCGGCTCCAGAAGGTGTTATTTCAGCCGCTGCAATGAGAGCTCTAGGCGGACACTTTCAAGGACAGCTAGTTTATGATCCAGCAATCGCTCAAACTTCTGAATGGGCTGATTATACAAAAGAAGGAAATATACAACGTCTTAATGAAATGGGCATAACCGATATAGATAAAATCTATGAAGCGAATGAATTGGCATCAGGAGAAAATGTTGTTTTCGCTGGAAGTGGAATAACTGATGGATTACTATTTGACGGAGTTAAATTTGAAAGGGATTGCGTTAGAACAAGTAGTCTAGTTATTAGTACATTAGATAGTACTGCAAGATTCACGAATACTGTCCATATAAAAGATGGTGCTAAGAGTATCAGCCTTTAA